The Hippoglossus hippoglossus isolate fHipHip1 chromosome 24, fHipHip1.pri, whole genome shotgun sequence genomic interval ggtgtgttcatgtgttacATGATCTACTGCATTTTTAACCAGTCACAAACACATGTGTAACATGTGGTTGAGACGGTCTGTTACATATTgcgtgtctttgtgtatttgtgtgaaatCATTCAGAACTGAGGTTAAGTGCAGCATTTCAAGGCATCCGAGCACATTATGAGCATATTGCTGGCATATATGATGCTGccatacacacaggcacacacacacacacacacacacacacacacaatgcagacaACCTCTAGAAGATTAATGCATTTTTGATGAAAGCTTCAACCTTCTAATGTGGTACTTAGTGTTCATTCACTTCTGATATGTTCAAAATGTTCTTACAATAGCTCACACTGCATCATAATGCAGGTGTTATTTATCACTCTGTCTACCTCCATCAGAGCTGAATCTGGATCTGACCTGTATCAATGTGCAGCTGGTGGTATTATCcagtaatatacagtatattgatcTTACCACCAAAAACAACTTGTATAATAAGATGAAATTATTATTCCAACTCGTTAGGATAAGGATTTATGTTTAGTGATTCATTTATGGTGTACAAAAGGTGACCTAACACTTCAATAAATCACACTTATTTTAATACCACCCCCTCAGCTCACTCTTTTATAAAACTTGAAGCTGCACGATCTTTAAAGTGACGCAAGTAGCAACATGGTACGTTGGAGCAATTTCAAAATGTAATCTTCCAACACATTCTTAAACACTTAAAGACCTtgattttgtgtctgtttgttgttgattCTGATTTGTCTTCCATACTTTTTCCTCCTCATGTCAAATCATCTCCACTGTCATTTTTCACAGCTTCCTAGGAGCCCTGTTATGCTATCATCTATTCCTAGGGTTGAAAtaatagtatagtatagtatagtagaGTATGGTATAGTATGGTATAGAATAGTATAGTGATAGAGGACGACGAACTACAATACCCCAACCTGCTGCCATCCATGTGGGTGAAGCCTGTTGAGCTCagattatttttcaaatgttttattctacaATTAGCACTATAACACATTCAAATCACAAAACTAATACCTGAAGTTAGGGCAAGCTGCTGTCAGTTATATGTTGTACATATTACCACATAATACACCTGTTTTTACATCTTCCAACTGCATGACACCTGGCTATATTGGACCAATCATGACCGAGTGATCACGCCTGCGATAAAAGATTGATAATAACTATGAGATTGCAAATCTGAAGGCACATTGAGGTTTGTTACCAACAACTAACAAAAACCAAAACGACGAATGACGCAAACCATGGCTCAAAATATAAGTGCAGCAATTCAAGGTCTGAAGTGGTAGTTGACAAATTGTTCCACAGTTTACCATCAACCTTGCCTCGTTTTCTAACAAATAACTGAGGgtgagaaaatatatattttttttaaatgttagatAACTGAAGAAAATCTCCGCACTCAGCTCACTCAGCAATCACCTGACCGCCAAAAATGTGTATGGTGAAATCCCTCTTCTATTCTCCAGCTTTCATTTTCAATGTATACACCAGataaacacaggaggagagtgCACCAGGGAGAGAAGATATCAAGcgataaaaaaagaataaatgcaaggaaaggcaaaaaaaaaaaaaaaatcatggtgTGATCAGAGACGGATGCAGAGGCATGACACTCCTATTAGCACACAACACTGAAcacaccccacccccctgctAGCGCTTAATTTTATGCACGACAGTGTTTTGCACCAGTTACTCACATCTACAATAAACAGACAACTGATGCACAATCAACAAatgtcaatgtaaaaaaaaaaattagctGGAGACATAATAGGGACATAGTCTGGGACAAGAAACCCTGGGTCAGTCTGCAGCACGCTGTCTCTAAACCTGAGTCATAGCCCTTTGTCTCCTGGTCCACTGGGACACTGTCACAGCAgtacaattattattaaataaagaacACATAGCTGAACTCACATCTTAGTAAGGAAATGACCGCTAATATATATTGTCAGATGAGTAATTTTACAGTCGTGTGACAATCAGCAGACTTGCCCCTGAGCCAGGCCATAAGCTATTACATAACACTGTCCCTTTACCATCATTTGCCAACAGGGGATGACCTTGAGAGGCAGGCAGAGCCCCAGCCCAGAGAGGCACCATCAGACAGGAACGTGGCAGTTTAAGGCTTTGATTCTGGCAAATCTGGTGGATTTCTGTGTAATAATGGTGCCCGTTTTCTACGGaactgtcatgtctgtgtgtgtgtgtgtgtgtgtgtgtgtgtgtgtgtgtgtgtgcgtgtgtgcgtgtgtgcgtgcacaggAGAGTTGGCACACAGAGGTGCTAGTGGGGATGAGACATGATCATCATGCCTCAGTAAGGATGAGGATGTGGGATAAGAGAGACACACCTTCTTGCATACATacattcttacacacacacacacacacccttgccAAACTACgatacaccacacacaccacatcatGTTGTACCAAAAGCCCTCCAATGCAAAGTCCAGTAGAATCGACTAAAATCAAATCTACATTGCATAAAGCAGATGATGCTGATTTGTCTTATAACTTTGATAACGGATGAAAATTAAACCAATCtaagccgtgtgtgtgtgtgtgtgtgcgtgtaggcAGTGTAGAGTAAGTCCAGACCAGACAAACCACGATCTTCTTCACATCGATAAGTCTCGTGTTCGCGTGCACAACGTGCAACAAGCAGCAGGGATCGATCCCACGGCTGCAGAGGTTATATTGATAAACGGCATTTGTCCTTATTGTAACCTGGGTCTCATTAATATCGCCCCAAACCCTCCAATGATCACATCATAATCGAGTCTTATTGAACCAGGTTGCCTCGTGCACCATCATACACAGTTTAATAAAGCAGGAGTTCAGTGAAGGAGACACCGGGTTCTGCTCTGCATGCATCCCTCTCCATATGATCCATCCTACCTTAGAGGGTGCGGAGGGAGCGGGGAGAAGTCCGGTCTGACGTCTGCTCACAAAAACCTGCGACGGCTACAAACTGCTCCTGTGTCGAGCCTCTGTCGCCTTCACGGTTCTCTCTGGCGGGTTTGCTTAGAGTCTGCGGGGGTTTAGTCTGGGTTTTGAATGCAGcgcggggggggtgggggggaagaaGTCGAGCCTCGACAGAAAAAGTGAGCGGAGCAGGTCCGTGCGATGCTGCGGCTGAGAACACACTGGAGCGCGGGcacggaggaggagacacatactgagagagagagagagagagagagagagagagagagggagagggggagagagagtggtgagtctctatctctctctctctctctatctctctctccctctctctctctctctacctatCTGGTTTTGGGCTGATCGCCACGAATAAAGCAAAATCAAACGACAGCGATGAATGACATCTTACACACATTAACGCGTTGAAGTGATCTATGGCTTCCCTGAGCTAGAAACGGTCCAAACCACTTCTCATACCTGATAGATTAAAACACACCGGGAGGATTCATGTAACTAAACCGCGTCTATGTAGGTATCCTTCCGCTTTCGTCACCTGGTTTTCGCGCCACAGGAAACTATCCAGCTAATGCTTGCTAACCCGGGTTACCTGGCTGTGCTTAATCAGGGTTAAAGGCTAACCAACTAATTCACCTGGTGAGTAACCTGAGAATTACTAGTAGTCGCTGAATAGAGAATTAAACAATGTTTCTACCTCAAAATGTCGGATAGTATTGTCTGCAAGGGAAAGTATGATCTAATTGGTTAGCTAGCTAAGTTAATAAGCTAGCGGACGTCTGAAGTTTCATAATAACAAAATGCTgaagtcattttatttatgagtGTAAGTGTGGCATATTTCTTTGAGTTATAAATTTTGGGTAATTCAAGGGAATGAAAACATTACTCTGGACGAGCAGGTCATTGATATTCAGCCACTTTTTGCTGTAGCTAGCTAACTACCTTTACAGCATGACAGGTACTAATACAAGCTAATGTTGGCAGTCAGCTAACTTCGACACTTGTTTTTCCTTGCTAACATTAGCAAGCTAAAGGAGGCTAAAGCTGGTCATAGTAACCTGGGCGACACAAATCAATTCATACAGCAGTAAGAATCGGTTTAAAAGAAGAGATTGTGAATTGTAGTTATTTTACACTCAACACTGAGGGATAACTTGAGTGCAGTCAcatcattattttatcatttttgtgCTTTATATTTCAATAATAGTTTCTTCAGTGTTCATACAGTTAATATACTCTTTTGTATTTGACCATTTATAAACATGCCTGTGTGTGACAGGGTGGTCTGCCAGGTGACAGATAATCATCACCATGGTGACCTGAAATTCTTATCTTTAACTTTTTGTTAATTTTCATGAGGATGAGAAGCATGAGTGTAAGacaaaagctgtgtctcaatttagcGGCTCACattcaccagcttgtcccaaCGAAAATGTTCTTCAGTTGTTTAAAAACGTTGAAAAGATTTTTCAGTGTGTACCGTTAGCTGTTCGCTTGAGTACTTCTTtgagtacatttaaaaataaattcttctgACGTTTTTGCTTCGCTTTTTTccaccattacctctttgatAAGCAGTtcgtcactgaagcgcaatgaatcatgggatatgtaaGGATCCACCCAGTGGAGCGTCCGTTGCTCACAGGTTGAAAGACACATTTGTCAGCCGCATTTGGAGGAGCTTtcgaattgggacagcctagTCAGCCTTTTCCACAGAAGTTATTTTGACATGTATCAAATTAATGATGGctgaattatttttgttttcgaTATTCTGCATACTGGCTCACCATCACACTAAACTGCTGGTAAACTTAAAATAGTACAGAGTAGTTCTTGATGTTATTAATAACATCATAACATCTATGCTTTCCCCATTTTGATAAGTGAAATGTTTGCTGTGGAAAAGGTTGTCTGTTCATTGTAGCTAGCCAAGTATCATTAGATACTGATGCACAACAGTTCTTGATGGGGTGTGCTCTTGATGTCCTTTTATAGGATACCGATGTGCATGTGGATGATATTGCAGACTGACGTTTAGGAGACCATCAGCTTGTTTTGAATCACTGGTTTGagtcagtgtttctgtctgaaaaGTCTTCTTCTAATGTGGAATAGATTGTGTTTGTCAATGTTTGACATGTTTGctttttgcttttattgatCTAAGCAGTGTGGCTTTGTGATGCTCAagatgtttctatttttattattttttagatATAAGAAAATGGATAAAGTCATACATGAAGACATCAGTctacaaacagagagagagctcacTTCACCAGTCTCCCAAAAAAGGCCAAGGACAGATTGTACGGtgacaaacaaccacagtggGGAAAGGAGGTTTGACTTTCCTGAGCTTTggacatttcagaaaaacattGGCTCCCCATCATCAAAACACACCCTGCAGACAGATTTGTTAGAAATGTGCCCAGCAGAGAGTGGGGATGTTCTAGATGATAAACCTCACGAGCAGCCACAACACTCCTATTTAATTGTCACCCCTTTTACAAAGGTGACTGCAGCACACACTGACAATGTGCATACAGGATTTTCTAAAGTCAGTTTTATCACTGCTGAGAGACACCTCCTACATCTGGGGAAAGATGAGCAGCCACCACTTACTGAAACTGACAAGCTCAGCTCATACCGGGGAGATGATGCAGGTGGGGCATTAGCAGAGTCTCACACTTCAGAAGACACCAGCACTGACACGTCCAGTCAACCTGATTGCAGACGGCTGGGGAAATCACTTGAAGACGAACCCCTCGGAGGTTGTTGCTCTCCCGCTGGAAATGACAAAGATGGGAGACAGGTACAAACTAATGTCAGTCAAGTCCAAGTATTCACCCTTAGTTCAAGTGATGAAGAGGTCAGATGCCAGTCTGATTGCGCTCATGAACATGCTCTACATGACGCAGGTTTCCATAATACATGGAGCCAATCTGCTGAAGTTAAAGCGAGCAATCAGACAGAGAACAAGCTCGAATTTAGTGAGAATATCCCTTTCGGCAAGGAAGAGGGAAGCAGTACCAGATCTCTCTGTGATTATCAAGTCTCTAAATGCTTTTCTTCAGACCCTGAAGAGAACCCCTCTGGGAACTTGGCAGACTTTacaaaaaatgagaaaaaaataccAGAAGTCCAGACttttgagaaagaaaatgttgccTTCTCTGAGAGGGAAGCAAAAATCCCTTTTGTTGCTAAATGTACCAAGGGGTCAACTGATTCTGGTGTTATGGTATTAGCCAGAAATATTATATCTGAGAATGCAAGTGTTGAAGATGATGACTTCTGTGGGCTAAAAGGCGAACATGCCGCTGGCAAGATAATAGCCAAAGCTCGGAGTGAAGCGGCTGATCACACAACAGAGACTCCAATGCCTGCAAGAATCAGCGAAGAGCTTGGTGAAGGAGATAATGATCCAGGCCCTTTCAGTGTAATTGACCCTGCCATGGGGAGTGAAACTGACAGAGAGGCTAAGGAGAAATGCTCTAACACAGAGAGTACTGCGGCTCTTGAAAGATTTCCATCTGTAAAAGTCAGCGAGAGGGAAACACAGGAAGTTTCAGCTCACGACCAGGCCgggcacagagacacagagcctCAAGCTTGTTACATCAcaatcaacaaaacacaaggGATGGATGGCAATGAAAGTAGCTGTCAATGGAAATCCAGTCCCAGCAGTAGTCCCCACAGCCCCACAAAACCTCCTCCTGCTTGGGATGGAGGACATGAAAGTCATAGGTCTGTGAGATCTCAGCTGAAGGAGCAGGATCAATCTGACTGGTTCCCTGTCAGTCTCGAccacctgaagacacaacagGTTGAATATTCCCAAACAGGATCTGCCAGAATGGACGAGTCAACTGAGGtaaaagaaggagaagacaTGATAAGATTtgtcaaacaaatgaaaactgatGAGAACttggagaaagaaataaagtcaGATGAGGAACTTCtgcaaaacaatgaaaaacagaaagaaaacccCAATGAAATATCAACTGGGGATTGCATCAGTGACTGGACAGAAGGAGACATTAGTAAATGTAACAATAGGTTAACTCCTGTTGAACATGAAGAGACaactgaagaaaagagaagagtgaCGAATGTTGgtgtggaaaataaaactgacgGGCAGGAAAATTCAGAGGTGTTGGTGAAAATAGATCATGATCTGCAACTGTCACATGTTGAAGGGACAAAGGGCAACATGAGTAAAAGTGACAACACATTGAGCCAAGTTAGTCAACGTGAACAAGGAAATGAGCTCAATTGTTTTCCATATTTTCAAAATAGAACTCAGACAATAATGGTTGAAAGTAAAGATGACCTTGCAGTCTCAACTTCTGCTTCAGTAAGTGATGCAGTTGTGCCATGCCAGAATGAATCAAGCCATTCTCAAAATGCTAACAACAACACCACTGCCCAAATCTGTAATGACAGATTTTCCCCAGCGCCATCTGTCTTCACTTTCTATGACCGGGTGCCTGGGGGTTTTGACACTTTCGAAAAGATCCGGCTCTCaccagatgatgatgatgctgatgatgatgctgccgGCCTGGGCAACAGCCCTCTCCTCACCAGCTTGCCTAGGCAGCTGTTGAAAACAT includes:
- the LOC117758177 gene encoding uncharacterized protein LOC117758177 isoform X1, giving the protein MDKVIHEDISLQTERELTSPVSQKRPRTDCTVTNNHSGERRFDFPELWTFQKNIGSPSSKHTLQTDLLEMCPAESGDVLDDKPHEQPQHSYLIVTPFTKVTAAHTDNVHTGFSKVSFITAERHLLHLGKDEQPPLTETDKLSSYRGDDAGGALAESHTSEDTSTDTSSQPDCRRLGKSLEDEPLGGCCSPAGNDKDGRQVQTNVSQVQVFTLSSSDEEVRCQSDCAHEHALHDAGFHNTWSQSAEVKASNQTENKLEFSENIPFGKEEGSSTRSLCDYQVSKCFSSDPEENPSGNLADFTKNEKKIPEVQTFEKENVAFSEREAKIPFVAKCTKGSTDSGVMVLARNIISENASVEDDDFCGLKGEHAAGKIIAKARSEAADHTTETPMPARISEELGEGDNDPGPFSVIDPAMGSETDREAKEKCSNTESTAALERFPSVKVSERETQEVSAHDQAGHRDTEPQACYITINKTQGMDGNESSCQWKSSPSSSPHSPTKPPPAWDGGHESHRSVRSQLKEQDQSDWFPVSLDHLKTQQVEYSQTGSARMDESTEVKEGEDMIRFVKQMKTDENLEKEIKSDEELLQNNEKQKENPNEISTGDCISDWTEGDISKCNNRLTPVEHEETTEEKRRVTNVGVENKTDGQENSEVLVKIDHDLQLSHVEGTKGNMSKSDNTLSQVSQREQGNELNCFPYFQNRTQTIMVESKDDLAVSTSASVSDAVVPCQNESSHSQNANNNTTAQICNDRFSPAPSVFTFYDRVPGGFDTFEKIRLSPDDDDADDDAAGLGNSPLLTSLPRQLLKTSERQLYHSMPGAESDKYEEIPGEEEVGKEKVARFQCHSDNMAHECLSSDSTCNELPNSISLADVIILGWPEQQLNCDSVCDSTALILDEMNPQSTSSTVSDESDSPSDLNVYPEFEMRKQYNMVLKELNLFFDISINDFANDSKASTPEQCSDTAEAMEGHVSNCKEHLSSPELRSHAPLDDAEEDSSLEMSGGDPVVSCTSGSCDGEQEVPFGSHTSQETSMDTAEKHKELQGMDQRRKMWSPSFACPPLFEQQFHRPPEPPRRLEPLTTCTRPIRVGLSKRAKTKHLHHPHPYK
- the LOC117758177 gene encoding uncharacterized protein LOC117758177 isoform X2, with the protein product MDKVIHEDISLQTERELTSPVSQKRPRTDCTVTNNHSGERRFDFPELWTFQKNIGSPSSKHTLQTDLLEMCPAESGDVLDDKPHEQPQHSYLIVTPFTKVTAAHTDNVHTGFSKVSFITAERHLLHLGKDEQPPLTETDKLSSYRGDDAGGALAESHTSEDTSTDTSSQPDCRRLGKSLEDEPLGGCCSPAGNDKDGRQVQTNVSQVQVFTLSSSDEEVRCQSDCAHEHALHDAGFHNTWSQSAEVKASNQTENKLEFSENIPFGKEEGSSTRSLCDYQVSKCFSSDPEENPSGNLADFTKNEKKIPEVQTFEKENVAFSEREAKIPFVAKCTKGSTDSGVMVLARNIISENASVEDDDFCGLKGEHAAGKIIAKARSEAADHTTETPMPARISEELGEGDNDPGPFSVIDPAMGSETDREAKEKCSNTESTAALERFPSVKVSERETQEVSAHDQAGHRDTEPQACYITINKTQGMDGNESSCQWKSSPSSSPHSPTKPPPAWDGGHESHRSVRSQLKEQDQSDWFPVSLDHLKTQQVEYSQTGSARMDESTEVKEGEDMIRFVKQMKTDENLEKEIKSDEELLQNNEKQKENPNEISTGDCISDWTEGDISKCNNRLTPVEHEETTEEKRRVTNVGVENKTDGQENSEVLVKIDHDLQLSHVEGTKGNMSKSDNTLSQVSQREQGNELNCFPYFQNRTQTIMVESKDDLAVSTSASVSDAVVPCQNESSHSQNANNNTTAQICNDRFSPAPSVFTFYDRVPGGFDTFEKIRLSPDDDDADDDAAGLGNSPLLTSLPRQLLKTSERQLYHSMPGAESDKYEEIPGEEEVGKEKVARFQCHSDNMAHECLSSDSTCNELPNSISLADVIILGWPEQQLNCDSVCDSTALILDEMNPQSTSSTVSDESDSPSDLNVYPEFEMRKQYNMVLKELNLFFDISINDFANDSKASTPEQCSDTAEAMEGHVSNCKEHLSSPELRSHAPLDDAEEDSSLEMSGGDPVVSCTSGSCDGEQEVPFGSHTSQETSMDTAEKHKELQGMDQRRKMWSPSFACPPLFEQQFHKPPRRLEPLTTCTRPIRVGLSKRAKTKHLHHPHPYK
- the LOC117758177 gene encoding uncharacterized protein LOC117758177 isoform X3, which codes for MDKVIHEDISLQTERELTSPVSQKRPRTDCTVTNNHSGERRFDFPELWTFQKNIGSPSSKHTLQTDLLEMCPAESGDVLDDKPHEQPQHSYLIVTPFTKVTAAHTDNVHTGFSKVSFITAERHLLHLGKDEQPPLTETDKLSSYRGDDAGGALAESHTSEDTSTDTSSQPDCRRLGKSLEDEPLSQVQVFTLSSSDEEVRCQSDCAHEHALHDAGFHNTWSQSAEVKASNQTENKLEFSENIPFGKEEGSSTRSLCDYQVSKCFSSDPEENPSGNLADFTKNEKKIPEVQTFEKENVAFSEREAKIPFVAKCTKGSTDSGVMVLARNIISENASVEDDDFCGLKGEHAAGKIIAKARSEAADHTTETPMPARISEELGEGDNDPGPFSVIDPAMGSETDREAKEKCSNTESTAALERFPSVKVSERETQEVSAHDQAGHRDTEPQACYITINKTQGMDGNESSCQWKSSPSSSPHSPTKPPPAWDGGHESHRSVRSQLKEQDQSDWFPVSLDHLKTQQVEYSQTGSARMDESTEVKEGEDMIRFVKQMKTDENLEKEIKSDEELLQNNEKQKENPNEISTGDCISDWTEGDISKCNNRLTPVEHEETTEEKRRVTNVGVENKTDGQENSEVLVKIDHDLQLSHVEGTKGNMSKSDNTLSQVSQREQGNELNCFPYFQNRTQTIMVESKDDLAVSTSASVSDAVVPCQNESSHSQNANNNTTAQICNDRFSPAPSVFTFYDRVPGGFDTFEKIRLSPDDDDADDDAAGLGNSPLLTSLPRQLLKTSERQLYHSMPGAESDKYEEIPGEEEVGKEKVARFQCHSDNMAHECLSSDSTCNELPNSISLADVIILGWPEQQLNCDSVCDSTALILDEMNPQSTSSTVSDESDSPSDLNVYPEFEMRKQYNMVLKELNLFFDISINDFANDSKASTPEQCSDTAEAMEGHVSNCKEHLSSPELRSHAPLDDAEEDSSLEMSGGDPVVSCTSGSCDGEQEVPFGSHTSQETSMDTAEKHKELQGMDQRRKMWSPSFACPPLFEQQFHRPPEPPRRLEPLTTCTRPIRVGLSKRAKTKHLHHPHPYK